Proteins encoded in a region of the Massilia sp. UMI-21 genome:
- a CDS encoding glucosaminidase domain-containing protein — translation MWGLPSKLASRGRNLFGVKADRAWKGETLDMLTTEVVRGKSIKVVAKWRVYPTWDACILDRAKFFRDNPRYSKCWAEKTGAGWARAVHAAGYATDPAYSDKLIATMNARNLTRFDTLEAA, via the coding sequence GTGTGGGGATTACCGTCCAAGCTGGCCAGCCGCGGGCGCAACCTGTTCGGCGTGAAGGCTGATCGCGCCTGGAAGGGCGAGACGCTCGACATGCTGACGACCGAAGTCGTGCGCGGCAAGTCCATTAAGGTGGTCGCCAAGTGGCGCGTGTACCCGACCTGGGACGCGTGCATCCTCGACCGAGCCAAGTTTTTCCGCGACAACCCGCGCTACAGCAAGTGCTGGGCCGAGAAGACCGGCGCCGGCTGGGCTCGCGCGGTGCACGCCGCTGGCTATGCTACCGATCCGGCGTACAGCGACAAGCTGATCGCCACCATGAACGCCCGCAACCTGACCCGTTTCGACACCCTGGAGGCCGCATAA
- a CDS encoding DUF1353 domain-containing protein has translation MKAPARFHTQLSVEQIDDEHWQLTALLAFYSAKFDRMILVPNGFITDFASVPRWPLAYWLFAGVGQAAAVVHDFLYSGGAVPREVADAILLEAMEVCGVSAWRRWPMFWAVRVRGGSRYRTVPLARPEQHLVGKLDRSPSWNSSPVPAATPGDPARLMARSTCNAVMRSDRVCIGEW, from the coding sequence ATGAAGGCGCCGGCCCGGTTTCACACGCAGCTGTCGGTCGAGCAGATCGATGACGAGCACTGGCAGCTCACCGCGCTGCTGGCCTTCTACTCGGCGAAGTTCGACCGGATGATCCTGGTGCCCAACGGGTTCATCACCGACTTTGCCAGCGTGCCGCGCTGGCCGCTCGCCTACTGGCTGTTCGCCGGTGTGGGCCAGGCTGCGGCAGTGGTGCACGACTTCCTGTACAGCGGCGGCGCGGTGCCGCGCGAGGTGGCGGACGCGATCCTCCTTGAGGCCATGGAAGTGTGCGGGGTCTCAGCCTGGCGACGCTGGCCTATGTTTTGGGCGGTGCGGGTGCGCGGCGGAAGCCGCTACCGCACCGTGCCGCTCGCCAGGCCTGAGCAGCACCTGGTGGGCAAGCTCGATCGGAGCCCGAGCTGGAATAGTTCGCCGGTGCCGGCCGCAACGCCAGGCGATCCGGCCAGACTGATGGCCAGGTCGACGTGTAACGCGGTCATGCGGTCGGATCGGGTATGCATTGGGGAATGGTAG
- a CDS encoding PEP-CTERM sorting domain-containing protein — protein sequence MKNASKYRMFLKALTFSTALIAASASAAPILIYEGGVLTGATAIVIDNKSFNVDFLSGPCSFALRCDNVGFSFKDEQSALKAASALATQVFAGSEFNPVIPGCEFGGDCWFATPYLLSGDKVYAAGFHNAVNMPDRIELMDFGTRTKLDNVTFARWSKEASIPEPSSIALIGFAMAGLGFARRRKL from the coding sequence ATGAAAAACGCCAGTAAGTACCGTATGTTTTTGAAAGCACTTACGTTTTCGACCGCATTAATTGCAGCAAGTGCCAGCGCTGCGCCCATCCTAATCTACGAAGGTGGAGTCCTGACCGGAGCTACAGCTATTGTTATCGACAATAAAAGCTTTAATGTCGACTTTCTGTCAGGCCCCTGTAGCTTTGCGCTACGTTGTGACAACGTGGGATTTTCCTTTAAAGACGAGCAATCAGCGTTGAAGGCTGCAAGCGCTCTCGCAACCCAAGTTTTTGCCGGCTCGGAATTTAATCCGGTGATTCCGGGATGCGAATTCGGAGGCGACTGCTGGTTCGCTACCCCATATTTGCTTTCAGGCGACAAAGTCTATGCTGCAGGATTTCATAACGCTGTCAACATGCCTGACAGGATCGAACTAATGGATTTTGGTACCCGTACCAAGCTTGACAACGTCACATTCGCAAGATGGTCGAAGGAAGCGAGTATTCCTGAACCAAGCTCAATCGCGCTGATTGGTTTTGCAATGGCAGGCCTAGGTTTTGCTCGTCGCCGCAAGTTATAG